The Gossypium hirsutum isolate 1008001.06 chromosome D06, Gossypium_hirsutum_v2.1, whole genome shotgun sequence genome contains the following window.
acacttttcttttctttttacaatCTTCAAGCATCCACCTTTGCTGCTGCAGATGCATAACTTACACTACTGTCTCGTGTACTTTTGCACTGACTCGATTGCTCGTACCGTAagaattttatctttattttcgtCGAGCTGTTGCTCAGAATCTGAAATATACTCCAACATAACCGAAcgaccattaataaaaagtttGGGAACTCAAAAGTGCCATtaataaaattgatataataggTAGTTTGGGCaatttttattgttgttaaaAGGGATGAAAACTTGGCTTTCAAGAAAGCTTAAAACACTTACATGAAGAAAAACACTAATAGGATGACGTCCGCAGATCGTGTTGTCGTACTCAGATAAATATTGTTTGAATGCATCTGCATCTCCAGTTTCTATTATATCCATACCCATCTTGTCTAGCGCCTCAATTGATTTGTGTATGGCCCCGTACTTCTTGTCATAGTACATATAATTGAACCTGGCACAAAAAGCAAATATTACTTGGACTGGGGTGCAAGTGTCGGATGCATGTGGGTATGGTTAGATTTTTCTaggttttttcatgtatttggaggatccttGGAGGTAATATCCCCATATCTATGTGTAAGGCATGAGTGTCCGATACAGGTACTTCAGGAAAAAAGAAGGGCCAGAACAACCTAGGTTTGCAACACAATGTAGAAAACCATAACCGATATTGGTCTATACTCCATATCCATCCAAACATTGATTAACTTCGGCTAGGGCGAATCATAGAATAGAACCATGGACCAAATTTAAACCGTTGAACAATAAATCTTTAAAAGAAAAGGACGTTTATATGCTTTTGATAGGGTATGGAGTGAATAAACATCATCATTCGCCAGTCAGATGACtggtgttttgaaaattttaaagagcaGCGAGTAAAATAAGAACTCGGAATAACATTTCATGTCGCCAGGAAAAGTTTACAGTCTACATCACATGCTACTTTCTTCTTAGGAGTTCAAGGGTGGTGTTGCTAGTAAACTAGGCCACAGCAATATTCTAAAGTGTAGCTTGTATGCATGTAAGACATATTTTAGCTACATGTGCATTGTTATAAATTAAGATGAAAGTTATAGGGAACAAGCGGCTGAATCAAACATACCGAGAACCCCAGTGACAAAAATCTGATGACACGGAGAAGAAATTATGAGGATCATCTACATATTTGGCCAACTTCTTCCCGTACATTGCTTCATTTTCAGCGCTAAGAGCACCGACCAAAATGGGTATGATTTTCACTGGATGCCTGTAACATCAGCACCCAAATCAGCTTCAATTAGAAACAAGTTTAGAGCCTCTTTGATTATAAGGGGGGGAAAAAAGAGGTTTTACCCCTCAAATACTTTTGAAAGATATGGCAAGTGCATTTCCATGCTATGCTCAGCTTCATCAACCCGGAGATTCATCAATTCAAATTTTCCTGTAGCTTTCAGCTCTTCAATGACTGaaatattaaacaaatataaCTCACTTAAGTTTAGTATAAAGGACCACTTAAACACATAGAGAACTGCAGAGCTTTAGGGATAAAAAGTTAGAAGAGGGCAATATATTAGACATTTCAAACAACAAAAGGTCAATTCACACACTATTCATCTCAACCCGAAGGAAATAAAATAACACACAAGACCAAAAACCACAGTCAATCAGCTGCAACTAACGTATGAGAAATCATGCTGGAGTTAGTAACAAAGCTAATATATGATATGATAAGACAAGAAGAAAGGTGGGGTTTCAGCGTCAAAGAAAAATGGACATCACTTTACCTTCCAAATCAATGGGTAGGTCCCCTATTGGTGTCTTGTAAACCGTAGCTGTCGAGAGAGCGCATTTTGGAGTGTAATAATGGTGAGAAGGACCAAGAAGGAATACCCGAGTGCTGAAATTGAAAAACTTTCCAACATGTCAGCAAGTTTTGGAAATGAATGAATCCGATGAAGTAGTTACCTTTTTTTGTTCAAATACTATAATTTGAGCAATCAGTTCCACAATTTTGCATGATATTTGAACAAAATTTGGCTCAAAACTGGAAgtaatgataaaagaaaaatgaatgagGATATTTCCTGAGAATTGAAATACATTCTAGCAATTTAAAGAggagaaatataataaaaagacgCACATGTTTGTCGGGTCAATGTTTCCAAAAGCATACGCAGCAGCACGACCTGAATATGAATAGCCGGCATGCCTGAATTCCCAAGCCACCGTTTCAAACAAaaccaacacaacatattagaatatacatacatacatacatacatacatacatacatacatacatacatacatacatacataaatatatacatacatattctaaTGTTAGAACAGGAACACACGATGAGGTGAAGCAACAAACTTACGGAGCAATTACGCCTCTTACATCAGAAGATTTAGGCAAGCCAGCCGCCCTGATCCATCCATCAAGCTCTTCCGATAACTTGTTCGCTGAAAAaaagaatgtatatatatacacacatatactaATATGGGAATCGGCAAGGTAACAGTTTAAGAACTAAACAATATTAGCATAGCGAAGAAAAAGGTTCAAACATACTCCACGTCCCTGTACCTtttgtacatttgaaatttagtcctactACTTTCATTGAACTTAGAAAAATGAAAGGAGTTAATAGTTGgacctaaaatttgaaatatgaaaagtaaaagATAATTAAAAGATTTCGGTTTTTGTTTTTACAAGTTATGGAGAATGAATTACCCAAATCCTTTCAAACACAAGTCGAAATTATTAATCTTTTCAACTTCAGAAGAGCAGTGCAGTAAATAATATCCTAATGTAacacttaaaattattaaaatttttcatctCTTAaagctttatttaatttatgttccATAAATAACACTACGAAATTACTTAGCTCAGCtcctatttttcccttttaaaaaaaaaatctctcgAATTAAACGATATTTTTGCTACGATTTCATCATTCGTAGAAAAAGATGAGCAAAATCCAGAACCGAAATTAGATTATGAAAATCGATAGGGTTTCGAAGGAAGCAAAGAGAAGATAAGTAAAGCGCGCTGTAAAAGGACTTACGGTTATCAGTGTACCAAGATCCTGCATGCGAAGCTCTTCTGATTTTCTCCATTGAGAATCGGACCAAagccctaatttttttaaaaaagaaattatttttgccGACGGAATTGGATTTTAGATTCAGATAATATATTAgcaatgaaaaaagaaaagaaaaaaataaattaaaataggacTCTGTTTATAGATTAACTGAATCTATCTGTAGTGGAAGCTTTGCGAAGTGTGATGTGGAAGAGACGtgattttaagaatttagttaaGGGTAAATTCTAGATTTAGTCActtatgtatattttaaattacGTTTTGATTatcgaactttaaaaaattacgatataatcactaaaataaaaaagaaaactacTTCTATAATCAACAAGCGAGAAATCTCCAAAGAGAAAAAACTTAAAAGAGTTATATTGAATGAATCAAAATAATGAAGGGTGTGTTTAATGAATAATGAAAATATCTTTATATAAATTAACGAAGTAATTCCAGTTGAACAAAATAACTAACAAATATACAACTTTCAAACAATTagaaatattcaaaatgttttaaatttcgaaataaataaagaagaaaaacataaaacttaataaataaaatattttatatatattcaaaattaagtCTTAAAATCAAatgcaatatgatttaaactcggattaaaatgtgaaacttGTAATTTCTCATAATAATCCTATCCAGAAAATTTACTTTGTAACTTtcaataaaataatcataacttGAGCCCCCAACTCAAAATCAGGTGATTAAAAGAGCATTTTGAAGCTAAGAGTTAGCTCTATCATCAGTCAGAAGACATCTCGACCCAGAAATGTCTAAATCCCATCCAAAAATGCATTGCAAGTTAACTGATTTTTTAGACTTGAAaattggttaatttggtaaacataatttaataaatttcaccctatCCGTGCATGTATAAAGAGGATAATGACTCATTGACCAAAATGCAATAAATCAATAACGTTAGTGATCATATCTAGTATTCAAGGTTGGCTTCAAAATTCAAATTGGTGCCTtagttttttcaatttgatacttggatttttttgtcccaattaagCACCTAAGTTTGAGTTCAATGcatttgatacttgagttttttttatctcaattaaGGGTTTATGTTTTTTTACTAGCGCTCCCGTGTCAAATATTCTTTGGGACTCATAATGTTATTTaacgtgtcataatgttctattgatgccgATGCTAAAGCTTTTGTTCTATTAATAGAGCTTGTTCTTCACCATCTATGACGAGTGTCTGTTATTATTTTCTctctgaattgtatgtttcaatgaattaataaatttaccttttaaaaaaaaacctcaaaagtttaaaaaacattaaatatcaaattaaagaaCAAATGGTATATTAACCTTTTAAAGTATGTCTAATTATGTTGCCTGTTTCTATATTTACATAATTGAAATTTAGACTTGCGCTAGACGTGAACAAGGACCTTTCTATTTTCGGACTAAGgcagtaaataaaaaaaattaaaatatgttataaaatcaATAGACAAatagtaaagaacaaagaaaatatgggtagcaatagagaatgtattttatttatcaatgaggatatttataaaatttctctaaaattgttatttataggcataagaaatataaatgaagtagagatctacttctaatgactatttagaatttaaagtatatcaaaatttatcttgatcttgatggatatccatttaataagatatttataatgCTCCCCATTAGTAGATAATATGCATCATTAAAACATTACTAAGATAAAAAACCCAGTGAGAAAAAACTActagtgaaggaaaaagaatacacatatatataatacgcataatatgttgcctcattaaaaacttTACCAGAAAATCCGAATGGGACAAAACatcggttaagggaaaaagaatacagcgcgtatttactcccctcatgaaaacatcacatactttctcatattctatatattcaatcttgaatactagtttttcaaatgactatttgaatgtatttgttaAACATTTATATCActattcttttgaaagtcatgagtgggggaaaatttggggaaaatatattttgatcttttCAGGAGTTTCAATAATAATCATAGCAAATTTTAATCgtgattcttctataaaaacacaaataggtattttgaaCCATTTTATAAGCCTCATTCAATTACTATTTAtcacatatattcaaattatttcaattcatataaatgaataattgcccgagaatttcaatatgcttctagcatcctaaatccttcaaggattttaatataaattttactatataGTGGTTCATAAAAATAGtggttcataaaaggttgtaacaataatcattagatgcaagttaaatattttatgaattgtcaaaataatatgtctaaaaacttcatatttttattccactttttgcaaaactacttcatttgcaccctTACTAGTTTTATATCTTTAGATATTTGACTACTGGTCTAAAAACTctacgaatttaattgtacttgaattgtgtctttctattttgatcaatttattttatatctatatttctcaatagatttctTCAatatcctccttttatttcattatttcaataataatattgcatgcaaaattattgtcgaccacttttatttttaggttccacattttctcgaattgacataacttatcgagatctcttattttcattattttaaaattcagtttcaggTATCTAATCTCTTCTGGaattttacttattaattatgtcttgggtctcttctagagcacccgcctccactatattttcatatttggagCCGATCtgttatttattctaactgattgtcctactaggactttgattcaaattcaaatattaccttggttattctcattaagtttataaatacatctgacagttaacttgtaataaGTTATCCTTgatgaacttctggttcaaattactctccccctaactcattacaagttattatttctctccccctaatgtcggtaaaactatcgaatcaaaattgtcatcacaaatcatgtcataattgaatttccaatacattcaaaacaactaataatacaaagaaatttgcaattaatatatattcccaacttttttGAAGATTCACTCATCTTTATGCGTTGTGATAGAGCAATTGGaatatacgcacatacaaaatttcaaatatggGAAATATTTAGCTATTTACCAAAAACTAATTACAACGGAAAGTAAtgataacttattggcttgatgcgtacaataCATAAATCAagataatctcatgttgaaataggaagtttagttctcataagtaatggtttagatattaattagaggcgttcaatcaataatttctctaaatcattatgcgcataaataacaaactgttacaaaaatttttcaaactcaataaataaaataccgagatataaactcattagtattagcaagatgaattatcttaattgcatgatctaaaattaattatttaaacaagcaatcttgcaaacgacagattgcaagttgataacacacATGTGATTATTTCGTAAatgcatttaccaaaataatataatatcaaaaccatctaCATTGTGGATGAATGAGCcgatattcatttcagaaatgcaagatattaaatctcaactttagctagtgagtttttaaccatcaattttcattgagaacaattAACAAATGATAATTCTTTAAATTAACAAATGataatgtccatatgaattctcaattaattttcacatcatatatGATTCAGGATGGTTTAACTGGTCATGCCAATTAGTAGATGTATTatatcagtaaacttctggtttactttaatatgtgtttcagttgtactaaattgtaacaaactGATAATTTTACTgccattccttttactttgtatccacatataaatattattgtgacatttattactggaaatgtctaaatcaatgtgaagtctataatatcactaagtcaataaatataatttccaaataattatatgcaatattcgctttagggaatatgtcaaaatcttcaaatgctgGGCATTTGatctagtggtatgattctcgTTTCGAATGCGAGAAGTCCCGAGTtcgattcaaaatacttttaaaacccttttaacaagagttTTGCATAATCAATTAACTACCCAGAATAACTGGCTAGGTCATTTatagaaaagaaaacctaaattaaatatatcaataaaagtcacatctcaaatataaaaatatgacataatgaaaaactagcatttttttctttcataaccatcatcataaacatgcatgaaatttaaatcaaaatccaaccattcatgctcatagaacttttcatttacaattgctcatgccatttctctaaataattaacaaatggaataatataaaacGTATTACGTTTAACAattctttgaactaaatcaaatctgAATAATCATATAATTCATTGGTTTATCAACACAAATTTGCATACTagatatgttttaattaaatatattatttaattataaaacctgcTATagcaacataaataaatcaattaatattcattttcacgaataaattatatgcttaaaacaatatgtaacccatgtaatcatattttaaaaagatgatcatctcaaatatttaaatcatatatcaagttgatttaatatttaaaaatgtacCCTTTTTTTTTGCGTTGAGTCTTGATAATTTTATCAAGAAGTAAGTAAACTAAACTCCCATAGTagactttgaatccaatcaaaatctattaatagaaaactttgagagtgaatcttattttccaggtgtacaacaggtacataaccaatgattgtttatacataagttttctctcttgtAAGTTCTCGTTAATAATGTTTTTCgacgtaattttaattgagaacttactCTGAATACTTTAGAGTTATACtcagttttaaaataaaaaaaaacttacaacttCAGGTGCATGCAACCATAATGAGCTTTAGATAGAACTACCATATTCTATTActcataagtagatctttcacagtcaaatattttactttcaatATCTTAATGGGGATGATGAAAAAAGAAGATCAGAAAGATAGTTACGGtcaattcaatttataacaagagtaataaatataaatcaataatccaatcctcttttgattcatatgaaatataatcttttcttctttcacaatctcaatatgatatccattataacgaatatcttttaaaactaatgcattaacatcacaaattttgtgctttttagatattgatatattaactcttctggagctttcaactaattttgtactataaaatattggaataatatttgtttgtttcagtaccaaataagataaatattttatatttgtaatgatagaatttattactacattctcatatcattcctcaaaaaatattaacagaaacaaaatatttgggcatacgccacatatgtggccaataatctttcatatcacattgataacatatgTCATATTTACCTTTTAACTCTTATTGTTCTCTTATtaattactatgttcccacttttagtggtccatgattatattttttattttctttatttcataatcaccatcgcaaaacaTGCTATCtcttcatgttgtcatgattaacctccaattataataaacatgatgtaataaataaatcatagtaaaatatacttgagattctttaacatcattattatcaccCTGGCTATTATCACAAGCACTATTATAACTAGTAAAACAACTTTATTTTCGcaataacatttataatctaatagtaaaaaaatcatttaataaacaaaatcaaaattttcgtgTACGATGCTTGAAAGTTATCCGATACACAttgtaccaaatttcaataccacatatatgttataaaatcttatgatgctttaatcaaatatttataaattcaatttaaaatatataatacaataatttcaagcatatttaataacaatagtttaatcatcaaaaattttaatcatccaaatatcatacatactataatttaataaaagaaacttagtttaaaagaaaccttaaagtaataatatttttcataaaataattttaccaaaaatcgaTCAATAAAGGAGAAAAACATACTACGTAaggattatataaatttctttacataatgATTACTTATAATACGCAGGCCTCAATTGAAGACTGAAATAGCAGTAGCTCTAGAAGGCAATCAATAACATCTTGAGTAGCAAATTTAAGTGACTGGATATTGCATTGGTTGTTGCTTGAAAGGGGTAAGGCTgggtgaaaggaaaaaaaaattgtgactTATGGAGAAAACAATTTAGAAGAGAATCGtgctgataacatgttataaaacaAATAGACaaaaagtaaagaacaaagaaaatatgggtAGCAATAGAGaatatattttattgatcaataggGATATTTATAAAGTTTCTCCAAAGGTTTTATTTATAGGcataatgtaacgccccaaaatttctaatttcgttgttgtgaaaatatgacacaaatatttgtcagctttagtggttatgtgttttaAAAGTGTTTGGGAGGTCTCAAGTTTAAGCCTttgcttgggcaaattttggtattttgaatgaattagacCTTACTattgttcagtaggcttttatttgattgttgggtaaattatatcagaatgggtttgctggtctggtggttgaatggtgtgttattatggtggatgTTTTGTGTTCAAATTCCTATGCaggcaagggtattattttttttgctcagatttcaggatagagttgtgtaataggaggattctgagtagtggatgtgtagtgggaattaggggagaaggttaagggattttgggggttatcgagattttattttattttttctcataaccgaattttgactctcttttccaaaaaaatcatGTCGTCTattcttctcctcctcctcctcttgccaaaattctctgagtttttctatatttctcttctttttcttcttgattttccctaacccatttattttcctttgttttcgcacgcggttagtgcttgcttagtttcggtaagtgtttctcttcgtttCTATCATGAATCTCTTAACGACTGAAGTGGTAATATTTTTTCTCTGCAGTTTGGGCGTAGGGGGAGGCTTGGACTGGTGAATTCGatgttctcgtcttaacaatagttaaatggAGGGTTATCATTGGCGTTTTCACACGcggttagtgctcgcttagtttcggtaagtgtttctttttgtttctgtcatgaatctcttaacaACTGAAGTGATAATGTTTTTTCTTTGCGATTTGGGCGTAAGGAGAGGCTCGGACTGGTGAATTCggtgttctcgtcttaacaatagttaaacggagggttatcgttggtggtaagttgggtttctgttcgttcttggttgtcaattcgcttgtaaatccattaaattgatgttgagcatcttgattataggctttggagtgctcgggaactgttttagcatcaaacaaaaccaagtgtgtacccgaaaggcaaaaaaaaaaggatttggcgaaaagccgaaattgcttgctgtttggacagcagtagtagactaactttgaaaaatcaccataaattatggaaatcgaattagaggatgaataaaatatagaattaaatattattgagtctagtttctcatagaagaaatagtgtaagtaaTAAAATTGGAAATCatgaggtataataaactttgtgagacaatgtcagaatgaattcgggttcccctgttctaactttggaaaatcatcaaaaattggaaaaaaataattaggggttaaattttatatgtttaaattattaacaagtctatttctaatagaaacaaatggaaatatcatccaatttttttactaagagataattaatttttagcaaagaagggacgaagctatcagacaacagaacaggggtaagtttgaagattttactatacttattggctaagtgaaaaattttgaaaatttgatggtagaaaggtatttgagtctagtttcaaatacattaagtggatcttaattcagaattctgtagctcaagatataaataatttagtaacaatgactcaagtagacagttttgaaggaacatataattaaataatgaaaaaatatataaataattaactagcacgggttacattaaaaatagaTCACGtgaccaaggccaatttgggcctagtgggccacatggacgtgtgagcccatgtttctgaaaaattctataaggttgcacgggttgcccgggtcaactgtggacctactgtagggtcgataagctttacttagacccctatatgtgtgatctgtatgtctgatttctataccgagcatgacttatgatatttgaatgtatgtactattaattgcataatggcatgacatattttgtatgttgcattgcatcaggGTGGGTtaatgatatttggaggaagtgtctgaaaggctattaagcctgttctctggcagctcagctgcaaccttctgattatgtgccgcatttcggtatAGCATGGTGTGtagagatgggtgggttgatttaatccctacaTTGTGTGTAGGGTtagacagagatggtgtgtagaggctagtgggtaggattctgatttactataTCTACATTCtatatctgatatgggccaaggccctaatgtatttctgagactgtatctgaatgggctaaggcccaaactgattctgtgatgggcacaggccccagactgtatctaactgaattctgttgattatTTGTATGCATGTTTTATGTAAGGATTACACACTCAGTTTGCGAAAACTCAGCTtttctctgtttaatctgtacaggtaatccccaaacttgacgggtcggtgcagcggaggactcgacggtggccacacgtaaattttagactgttttccgttaatgcctagaatttattacttatttggggtttttgatgtatcttttagactatggactggttggctttaaatttgggactttatacaattttttatggatttttttaaaaactgcaACTCTACAAAAcacgattttttttctaaaaactaaggtttttcataaatagaaacgattttccctaaattaattggttacaaaagcttccgctaagaggcaagttttaaaacaaatcaactaatttttttcaaattaaataaaagctaacttactgtaacggtttttaaactcgacaattctgtcttcaaatccctttccatgtgacatcaccagattcaaccataacgtctagatcgggtttagggtgttacatttagtggtatcagagccaggttgcaaaactcggctgtggatttgggttttaaaacttggttttaaagagatgatttttaaatggtttgaaatatttttgactaagtatgtggtacaccgagtctccgatgCTGATTCTGTAAGTGTTCTAAAAACTCTAATAAGTTTTTAAAACTATGAGTAGcatattctgaaactactataggtagtacacTGTACTGAGAACACTGTAGATGGTGTATATTGAAAACAGTAGTGAAACTGAAAATTGTAGTAAGATTGTGATTCATGATAACAAACTCTaaacttttaatactattttgcataaaatatctactaatagatatcgaaactgtaactgattcataaaattgttAACACAGATAAGCTACGAATTCTACGATGAGTGCACGAGGTATCCGTagacggggtactagaggccgaggtagaggccatAGAGGGGTTCGAGCTAAGTCATCATCGTTAGGCAGCATGTCGAATctggatacgagtgagacaccGGTTTCACCTGCTACAGAGACTGGGTCCCATGATCGCATGGCCAGGGatgacgcattgtcccaagctatactgaggatattagagagggtcgctgggcccaacaaTGGATCTGGGGGCCAAGGGTCGGTTACAAAATGAGTCCGGTCCAATGGGGTTGAGCTATTCAAGGGTGTCATAGAGTCGCCCCTAGCATAGCCgagtactggatggaggccacGAAAAGGATCATGGACAATCTGAAATTTACCCCTGAACATAAATTTAAAGGGGCTATTTCCTTACTTCGCAATGAAGCATACCAATGATGGCTgaccgttaaggagggcactcaaccCGAACGACTGACTTGGGATATCTATAAGTGTACTTTTCAAGGTAAATATATGAGGGAAAGCTACATTGGCACTAAAAGACGTGAGTTTTTGAATCTCACGTAAGAGGATcgttcagtggccgagtatgaggccgagtttttgAGATTGAGCTGCTATGCGCGCAGTATGATGGTGATTAAATATGAGCATTATGTCCACTTCGAGGATGGACTCAGGGACAATttgagagttctgatagctccgcagagggagcgtaacttttCAGCATTGGTAGAGAAGACGAAGATCGCCGAAGAGGTGAAACGCGCTGAGCATCAAAATCGAGATAAggagagaggcaagaataagaggaATTTAGAGCCCTTAAGTTCTATGATGAGGCCTAAAAAA
Protein-coding sequences here:
- the LOC107962909 gene encoding protein MEMO1 isoform X2, producing MEKIRRASHAGSWYTDNPNKLSEELDGWIRAAGLPKSSDVRGVIAPHAGYSYSGRAAAYAFGNIDPTNITRVFLLGPSHHYYTPKCALSTATVYKTPIGDLPIDLEVIEELKATGKFELMNLRVDEAEHSMEMHLPYLSKVFEGHPVKIIPILVGALSAENEAMYGKKLAKYVDDPHNFFSVSSDFCHWGSRFNYMYYDKKYGAIHKSIEALDKMGMDIIETGDADAFKQYLSEYDNTICGRHPISVFLHILSNSSTKIKIKFLRYEQSSQCKSTRDSSVSYASAAAKVDA
- the LOC107962909 gene encoding protein MEMO1 isoform X1; translation: MEKIRRASHAGSWYTDNPNKLSEELDGWIRAAGLPKSSDVRGVIAPHAGYSYSGRAAAYAFGNIDPTNIFEPNFVQISCKIVELIAQIIVFEQKKFFNFSTRVFLLGPSHHYYTPKCALSTATVYKTPIGDLPIDLEVIEELKATGKFELMNLRVDEAEHSMEMHLPYLSKVFEGHPVKIIPILVGALSAENEAMYGKKLAKYVDDPHNFFSVSSDFCHWGSRFNYMYYDKKYGAIHKSIEALDKMGMDIIETGDADAFKQYLSEYDNTICGRHPISVFLHILSNSSTKIKIKFLRYEQSSQCKSTRDSSVSYASAAAKVDA